In a genomic window of Polycladomyces abyssicola:
- a CDS encoding bifunctional metallophosphatase/5'-nucleotidase has product MNLQRPRWVATIILIFCVSLILASYPVAQATQENPPRRMLLTIMSTSDLHGYIMPLDYTNNAPKDHGLAKIATLVKQVRQRNPHALLLDSGDTIQGSPMAYYHARVDNRPIDPMMLVMNHLRYDAMAIGNHEYNYGPQVFTKARSEAEFPWLSANTLMKGTDQVYTKPYKIIKMPNGLRVGVLGLTTQFVPRWEDPKNIQNLEFVDVVQAAKKWVPIMKKKEKADVIFVSYHGGLEHKIGPNGEIIPLPESDGENQVYQLATQVPGIDVIMAGHMHVPIADVRVNGVLITEPNKWGSHLSVVDMKLIQSHGKWIVQEKKAQLLEASRAQPDTEVVKLIESYEKQTQEFLDNPVGKIQGDMTVKDPMYTRTHDTALIQFLNRVQMEASGTSISSTALFSNDIRGLPSDVTVRDILGTYIYPNTLKVIKVTGKDIKDALERSATYFQQNNGSDPIAVNPAFEYPNPQHYNYDMWEGIRYTIDVSKPEGQRITELTDLNGQPLDMNKEYEIVLNNYRAGGGGGYNMFAGKPVVREVNVEVSELITNYIREHGTVHAETDGNWKVVGAKID; this is encoded by the coding sequence TTGAATTTGCAACGCCCGCGCTGGGTGGCGACCATCATCCTCATCTTTTGTGTTTCCCTCATCCTCGCATCTTATCCCGTCGCCCAAGCCACCCAAGAGAATCCGCCCCGACGCATGCTGTTAACCATCATGTCCACCAGCGACCTCCACGGATACATCATGCCACTGGATTACACCAACAATGCACCGAAAGACCACGGTCTTGCCAAGATCGCCACACTGGTCAAACAAGTCCGCCAGCGCAATCCACATGCCCTGCTACTGGACAGTGGTGACACGATCCAGGGTTCGCCGATGGCTTACTACCACGCACGTGTGGACAATCGTCCGATTGATCCGATGATGCTGGTGATGAATCATCTGCGATACGATGCGATGGCCATCGGGAACCATGAGTACAACTACGGTCCGCAAGTGTTTACAAAAGCGCGGAGTGAAGCGGAATTCCCCTGGTTGTCAGCCAACACTCTGATGAAGGGAACTGATCAGGTCTACACCAAGCCGTACAAAATCATCAAAATGCCCAACGGCCTGCGCGTCGGCGTCCTGGGCCTGACCACGCAGTTTGTGCCGCGCTGGGAAGATCCCAAAAACATTCAGAATCTGGAATTTGTGGATGTGGTGCAGGCAGCAAAAAAATGGGTGCCGATTATGAAGAAAAAAGAGAAGGCGGACGTGATCTTCGTCTCTTATCACGGCGGTTTGGAACACAAAATCGGACCGAACGGCGAGATCATCCCCCTACCGGAAAGCGACGGGGAGAATCAGGTATATCAATTGGCCACGCAAGTGCCGGGGATTGACGTCATTATGGCCGGTCACATGCATGTTCCCATCGCCGATGTCCGCGTAAACGGTGTTTTGATCACCGAACCCAACAAATGGGGGTCCCACCTGTCGGTGGTTGATATGAAACTGATCCAATCTCACGGCAAATGGATCGTACAAGAGAAAAAAGCGCAACTTCTCGAAGCGTCCCGAGCCCAACCTGACACGGAAGTAGTCAAACTGATCGAATCCTACGAAAAGCAAACGCAAGAGTTTCTGGACAATCCCGTCGGGAAGATCCAAGGAGACATGACGGTGAAGGACCCGATGTATACGCGCACACACGATACGGCGTTGATCCAGTTCCTCAACCGGGTACAGATGGAGGCAAGCGGTACTTCAATCTCCTCCACTGCGCTGTTCAGCAACGATATTCGCGGGCTGCCGTCCGATGTGACCGTGCGCGATATTTTGGGTACCTACATTTATCCCAACACGCTGAAAGTGATCAAAGTGACCGGCAAAGACATCAAAGACGCATTGGAACGATCGGCCACCTACTTTCAGCAAAACAACGGTTCGGACCCGATCGCGGTCAATCCGGCCTTCGAGTATCCGAATCCGCAACATTACAATTACGACATGTGGGAAGGCATTCGCTACACCATTGACGTCTCCAAGCCGGAAGGACAACGGATCACCGAGCTGACCGATCTGAACGGTCAACCTTTGGACATGAATAAAGAATATGAGATCGTGCTGAACAACTACCGCGCCGGCGGAGGCGGCGGATACAACATGTTTGCTGGGAAACCTGTGGTACGGGAGGTTAATGTGGAAGTCTCCGAATTGATCACCAACTACATCCGTGAACACGGGACGGTGCATGCGGAGACGGATGGAAACTGGAAAGTGGTCGGCGCAAAAATAGATTAG
- a CDS encoding 4-hydroxy-3-methylbut-2-enyl diphosphate reductase: protein MEVRKITPRGYCYGVVDAMVLARQAAKNLDLPRPIYILGMIVHNRHVVKAFEEEGIITLDGANRLELLEKVDKGTVIFTAHGVSPEVRRRAREKGLTIVDATCPDVTRTHQLIKEKVEEGYEVVYIGKSGHPEPEGAMGVAKGHVHLVEKEEDIEKLDLKTDKVLVTNQTTMSQWDTAHLMNKVREKYPTAEIHNEICLATQERQEAVAEQAKGTDLVIVVGDPRSNNSNRLAQVAKEIAGVDAVRVSDVTEIQPEWLFGKKLVGVTAGASTPTPITREVIQYLEQFDENDPSTWKPKRTVNMKKLLPPVREKKVR from the coding sequence ATGGAAGTGAGAAAAATCACCCCGCGAGGGTATTGTTACGGTGTGGTAGATGCCATGGTATTGGCACGGCAGGCGGCAAAAAACCTGGACTTGCCGCGGCCGATTTACATCTTGGGCATGATCGTACACAACCGTCATGTGGTGAAGGCGTTTGAAGAGGAAGGCATCATCACACTGGACGGGGCCAATCGGTTGGAGCTTTTGGAGAAAGTGGATAAAGGAACTGTCATTTTCACCGCTCATGGTGTATCTCCGGAGGTGCGGCGCCGGGCACGAGAAAAAGGCCTTACGATTGTGGACGCCACTTGTCCGGACGTGACCCGCACCCATCAATTGATCAAGGAAAAAGTGGAAGAAGGCTACGAAGTGGTCTATATCGGCAAAAGCGGCCATCCTGAGCCGGAGGGAGCGATGGGGGTGGCCAAAGGTCACGTGCATCTGGTGGAAAAGGAAGAGGACATAGAAAAGTTGGATCTCAAAACGGACAAGGTGCTGGTGACCAACCAAACTACCATGAGCCAGTGGGATACTGCGCATCTGATGAACAAAGTGCGGGAGAAATATCCGACTGCCGAGATCCACAATGAGATCTGCCTGGCCACCCAGGAACGGCAGGAAGCGGTAGCCGAACAAGCCAAGGGAACGGATCTGGTGATCGTGGTCGGGGATCCCCGTAGCAACAATTCCAACCGTTTGGCGCAGGTGGCGAAGGAAATCGCCGGTGTCGATGCGGTTCGCGTCAGTGATGTGACGGAAATTCAACCAGAGTGGTTGTTCGGCAAAAAGTTGGTGGGAGTGACGGCGGGGGCTTCGACGCCCACACCGATTACGCGTGAAGTGATCCAGTATCTGGAGCAGTTTGACGAAAACGATCCATCTACTTGGAAACCGAAACGAACGGTCAACATGAAAAAGCTGTTGCCCCCCGTACGGGAGAAAAAAGTGCGATAA
- a CDS encoding NAD(P)/FAD-dependent oxidoreductase yields the protein MRYDVIVIGGGPAGLMASVSAGMHGAKVLLLEKGEKLGRKMAISGGGRCNVTNIKEIDELIRHIPGNGRFLYSVFSIFNNRDLVRFFEEMGVPLKEEDNGRMFPVSDSAQSVVRALVKKVRAVGTDIRLNMPVQRVLYENGKVKGVLCRNGDVWKAPAVVVAVGGKAVPQTGSTGDGYAWAEEAGHTITELFPTEVPLTSSEPLIQNRVLQGLSLRDVVLTVYNPKGKKLVQHRGDMIFTHFGLSGPAALRCSQFVVNALKKSGAASTPLAIDLFPDHSLGQLEQQWWEVRQQHPKKTVRNTLRVFLPERLIPVLMERAHLPEDLTISHLSREQLHRLCREAKHLTIMIDGTLPLEKAFVTGGGVHVKEIDPKTMQSKKMRGLYFCGEILDIHGYTGGYNITAASCTGYVAGKSAAEQALAQPL from the coding sequence ATGAGGTACGATGTTATCGTGATCGGCGGCGGCCCGGCCGGGTTGATGGCAAGTGTGTCAGCTGGTATGCACGGCGCCAAAGTGCTGCTGCTGGAGAAGGGTGAAAAACTGGGAAGAAAGATGGCTATCTCCGGTGGCGGACGATGTAATGTCACCAATATCAAGGAAATCGATGAACTGATCCGGCATATCCCGGGAAACGGCCGCTTTCTCTACAGCGTGTTTTCCATTTTCAACAATCGGGATTTGGTCCGTTTTTTTGAAGAAATGGGGGTCCCGTTGAAGGAAGAGGACAACGGACGCATGTTTCCCGTATCCGACAGCGCTCAATCGGTGGTGCGGGCGCTGGTGAAAAAGGTAAGAGCGGTAGGGACCGATATTCGGCTCAATATGCCGGTTCAGCGTGTTTTGTATGAAAACGGGAAAGTCAAGGGTGTCTTATGTCGAAACGGCGACGTCTGGAAGGCGCCGGCTGTCGTCGTGGCGGTGGGAGGAAAAGCGGTTCCCCAGACCGGTTCCACCGGGGACGGATATGCTTGGGCGGAAGAAGCGGGACATACCATCACCGAATTATTTCCGACCGAAGTGCCACTGACGTCGTCCGAGCCCTTGATTCAAAACAGAGTGTTGCAAGGCCTTTCCTTGCGCGATGTCGTTCTCACCGTTTACAATCCCAAGGGCAAAAAGCTGGTCCAACATCGCGGGGACATGATCTTTACGCATTTTGGCCTCTCCGGTCCGGCAGCACTGAGATGCAGTCAGTTTGTTGTCAATGCCTTGAAAAAGTCGGGTGCAGCTTCGACACCTTTGGCCATCGACCTCTTTCCGGATCACTCACTGGGGCAACTGGAACAACAATGGTGGGAAGTAAGGCAACAACATCCCAAAAAAACGGTGCGCAACACATTACGAGTGTTCCTGCCTGAACGGCTGATCCCGGTTTTGATGGAGCGGGCTCATCTTCCCGAAGATCTGACTATATCACATCTCTCCCGCGAGCAACTGCATCGTCTTTGCCGGGAGGCCAAACACTTGACCATCATGATTGATGGGACATTACCGCTGGAAAAAGCGTTTGTAACCGGCGGGGGCGTTCATGTGAAGGAGATCGACCCCAAAACTATGCAGTCCAAAAAAATGCGCGGATTGTATTTTTGTGGTGAAATCCTGGACATTCACGGTTATACGGGCGGTTATAACATTACCGCCGCTTCCTGCACTGGATATGTGGCCGGCAAGAGTGCTGCTGAACAGGCCCTCGCACAACCGTTGTGA
- a CDS encoding ABC transporter substrate-binding protein, which yields MFYHRSVKLTVGRSGIIWSLCLCLFLTGCMSPMAASASQSPVTVHHELGETTLKSPPKRVVLTDPYLLEITSAMGIQPIGVTKENEKQTGIPSYLKGRIQLNFKWVGTKQQPDLNAILKLKPDLIIADVSQKQWYPQFSSMAPTLVVRGSGADHWQKVANLLGVVFQKSGQAQALMKRSQQTANRVRTLASQYQGMKVLPVEVIGPHRVRAYTKLSDLAVLLDNVGLSVSFSKQKQPYVDLDGGKLAGLPTDTLIVLRKPSDPSGQIKKDPVLRQLPAVKAGRVMEVTAEWALKRNGPLSDEKLMNELYGQLNKGLNWANPNPAHHMQPAKPEPSKVE from the coding sequence ATGTTCTATCACCGTTCCGTGAAACTGACGGTTGGGCGGTCAGGGATAATCTGGAGTTTGTGTCTGTGTTTGTTCCTCACCGGCTGTATGTCGCCAATGGCAGCCTCTGCTTCACAATCGCCGGTGACGGTGCATCACGAGCTGGGTGAGACTACGTTGAAATCGCCGCCTAAACGGGTGGTGCTGACCGATCCCTATCTGTTGGAAATCACGTCGGCCATGGGGATTCAACCGATCGGCGTGACCAAGGAGAATGAAAAACAAACGGGCATTCCAAGCTATTTGAAAGGGCGTATCCAACTCAACTTCAAGTGGGTCGGTACCAAACAGCAACCGGATTTGAACGCCATCCTCAAATTGAAACCCGATCTGATCATCGCCGATGTCAGTCAAAAGCAATGGTATCCTCAATTTTCTTCTATGGCGCCGACATTGGTGGTACGGGGATCGGGGGCGGATCATTGGCAGAAAGTGGCCAATCTCCTGGGCGTGGTGTTTCAAAAATCGGGACAAGCACAGGCGTTGATGAAGCGGAGTCAGCAGACGGCTAATCGTGTCCGCACATTGGCATCCCAGTATCAGGGGATGAAAGTGTTGCCGGTGGAAGTGATTGGTCCCCATCGCGTGCGGGCGTACACGAAACTGTCGGATTTGGCCGTTTTGCTGGACAATGTGGGATTGAGCGTTTCCTTTTCCAAGCAAAAACAACCGTACGTGGATCTGGATGGCGGAAAATTGGCGGGTCTTCCCACAGATACGCTGATCGTATTGCGCAAACCTTCGGATCCATCGGGTCAAATCAAAAAGGACCCGGTCCTGCGGCAACTGCCGGCAGTCAAAGCCGGGCGGGTGATGGAAGTGACGGCGGAATGGGCGTTGAAGCGAAATGGACCATTGTCCGACGAAAAATTGATGAACGAGCTGTACGGACAATTAAACAAAGGTCTGAACTGGGCAAATCCAAATCCGGCTCATCATATGCAACCGGCTAAGCCTGAACCGTCAAAAGTGGAATAA
- a CDS encoding bifunctional homocysteine S-methyltransferase/methylenetetrahydrofolate reductase: protein MSGRDLRQCLQNGLLVGDGAMATYLYQQGIPVGICYEELSLTQPDVIRSVHRAYYEAGARLIETNTYGANRERLERYGLAGKVTRINREAVAVARSAVDDDAFVVGSIGSILAGRVPHYDTEAYRDMYEEQATALLHAGVDGIVLETFLDLEELLLAVEVIRPLTDRPIIAQLALMEVARTRDAYTLDGAFAHLAKSGVDGVGFNCRLGPTELLRALEQTVMPTDLWISVFPNAGRLGLVDGNYEYQTSPAYFGESALRLREQGVRIIGGCCGTTPAHIRAMAESLRDLPPLPRVNPKNKTESSARRVPIHLRQRNKPTIVERVQREYTVIVELDPPKDLETSSFLEGAARLHAAGAAAITMADNSLATTRMSNMALGAIVKSQLGIDPLVHITCRDRNLIGQQSHVMGLHALGIDQVLVITGDPTRIGDLPGASSIYDVTSFELIRMLKQLNEGISFSGKPLKQRAQFVVGAAFNPHVRHLDAAVRRLEKKVEAGADFIMTQPVYDADGIRQIAEATAHLDIPVFIGIMPLTGYRNALFLHNEVPGIKIPSDVLERMKDLKGEEGRKMGVAIARELLDVAMAYFRGIYLITPFAYWQMTEELTRYVLRAKQNALVQSAGGQG from the coding sequence GTGTCCGGACGAGATTTGCGCCAGTGTTTGCAAAACGGTTTGCTCGTCGGAGACGGGGCGATGGCCACGTACCTGTACCAACAGGGCATCCCGGTGGGAATTTGTTACGAAGAGCTGTCATTGACGCAGCCGGATGTGATCCGTTCGGTCCATCGAGCCTATTATGAGGCGGGTGCGCGACTGATCGAAACCAATACGTACGGTGCCAACCGGGAGCGATTGGAGCGCTACGGACTGGCGGGGAAAGTAACGCGGATCAACCGTGAGGCGGTGGCGGTGGCCCGTTCCGCTGTGGATGACGATGCGTTTGTCGTCGGGTCGATCGGATCGATTTTGGCCGGGAGAGTGCCGCATTACGACACTGAGGCGTACCGCGACATGTATGAGGAACAGGCCACAGCGCTGTTACACGCCGGGGTGGACGGGATCGTGCTGGAGACGTTTCTCGATTTGGAAGAACTTCTCTTGGCCGTGGAAGTGATCCGTCCGCTGACAGACCGGCCGATCATCGCCCAGTTGGCTTTGATGGAAGTGGCACGGACACGGGATGCCTATACGTTGGATGGGGCGTTTGCCCATTTGGCCAAAAGCGGGGTGGACGGAGTCGGATTCAACTGCCGATTGGGTCCGACTGAATTGTTGCGTGCCTTGGAACAGACGGTGATGCCTACTGACTTGTGGATTTCTGTTTTCCCCAACGCGGGACGGTTGGGATTGGTTGACGGAAATTACGAATACCAGACATCGCCCGCCTATTTCGGTGAATCCGCATTGCGGTTGCGTGAACAGGGGGTGCGCATCATCGGCGGTTGTTGCGGTACCACGCCGGCGCACATTCGGGCAATGGCCGAATCGCTCCGGGATTTGCCCCCTCTGCCGCGGGTGAACCCGAAAAACAAGACCGAATCATCTGCCCGCCGCGTGCCGATCCATTTGCGCCAACGCAACAAGCCGACGATCGTCGAGCGGGTGCAGCGGGAATACACCGTCATCGTGGAGCTGGACCCACCAAAAGATCTGGAAACTTCCTCGTTCCTGGAAGGAGCTGCACGCCTGCATGCGGCGGGAGCGGCGGCGATCACCATGGCGGACAATTCGTTGGCCACCACGCGGATGAGCAACATGGCGCTGGGCGCGATCGTCAAATCGCAATTGGGGATTGATCCGTTGGTTCACATCACTTGCCGGGACCGCAACCTGATTGGGCAACAATCCCACGTGATGGGGCTGCATGCGCTGGGCATCGACCAAGTGCTGGTCATCACGGGGGACCCGACGCGGATCGGCGATTTGCCTGGGGCCAGTTCGATCTACGACGTCACCTCGTTTGAGCTGATCCGCATGCTCAAACAGCTCAACGAAGGCATTTCCTTCTCCGGCAAACCGCTGAAACAACGGGCACAATTCGTGGTCGGTGCCGCATTCAACCCACATGTGCGTCATCTGGATGCGGCCGTTCGACGATTGGAGAAAAAAGTGGAGGCCGGAGCCGATTTCATCATGACCCAGCCCGTTTACGACGCCGATGGAATCCGCCAGATCGCCGAAGCGACCGCCCATTTGGACATCCCGGTGTTTATCGGTATTATGCCGTTGACTGGTTACCGAAATGCGCTTTTTTTACACAATGAGGTACCCGGAATTAAAATTCCGTCGGATGTGTTGGAGCGGATGAAAGATCTGAAAGGGGAAGAAGGAAGAAAAATGGGCGTGGCGATCGCCAGGGAGCTGTTGGATGTGGCGATGGCGTACTTCCGCGGTATTTATCTGATCACGCCGTTTGCCTATTGGCAAATGACGGAGGAGCTGACCCGCTACGTGCTTCGGGCAAAGCAGAATGCATTGGTACAGAGCGCCGGCGGGCAGGGATGA
- a CDS encoding DUF2512 family protein → MNGLLKFIIYAAILESASYLTPDVHYQHMIVPFILALFFAVVGHFADRWILPRLGNGPSTVAGTVFMLSVMIVGSIELPYWWISLHSAVVISMVMGAVEWVMHRFILRYRNGIKNGDRA, encoded by the coding sequence ATGAACGGATTACTCAAATTCATCATTTACGCCGCCATTTTGGAATCAGCTTCGTATTTGACGCCCGACGTACACTACCAACATATGATTGTTCCGTTCATTCTGGCTTTGTTTTTTGCGGTCGTCGGACATTTTGCCGACCGATGGATTTTGCCCCGGTTGGGAAACGGTCCATCTACCGTGGCAGGAACCGTTTTTATGCTGTCCGTCATGATCGTCGGATCGATCGAGTTGCCCTATTGGTGGATCTCTTTGCATTCTGCCGTTGTCATCAGTATGGTAATGGGTGCGGTGGAATGGGTGATGCACCGATTCATCCTTCGGTATCGGAACGGCATAAAAAATGGAGATAGGGCATAG
- the metH gene encoding methionine synthase produces the protein MGIQPLSERMKEKILILDGAMGTMLQNACLTAEDFGGEAYEGCNEMLNLTRPDLIQSIHEVYLEAGADIVETNTFGATSVVLAEYGLESRVEEINRAAVACARKAVDKWTRDGSPRYVAGAMGPTTKTLSVTGGITFDQLVDAYYEQARALLLGGVDALLLETSQDTLNVKAGGIGIRRAFAELGTEVPILISGTIEPMGTMLAGQNVEAFYVSISHLRPLCVGLNCATGPEFMRDHLRTLASMADCGVSCYPNAGLPDEEGRYHETPQGLAAKLAAFADAGWLNMAGGCCGTTPDHIRALAEALRDKRPRPVPERHIPAVSGIEPVYVEADNRPILVGERTNVIGSRKFRTLIQEGEYEAAAEIARKQVKNGAQVIDVCLADPDRDELEDMRRFLTYAVKVIKAPLMIDSTSPEVMEEALKFSQGKAILNSINLEDGEERFEKVVPLIHRYGAAVVVGTIDERGMAVDRERKWEVAERSYRLLTEKYCIPEEDIIFDPLVFPVGTGDEAYIGSAKETVEGIRLIKERLPRCQTILGISNVSFGLPPAGREVLNAVFLYHCTKAGLDYAIVNTEKLERYASIPQEEVRLAERLLFETNHENYEAVLAEFVQFYRAKKTETKSSGETLPLEERLGQYIVEGTKDGLIDDLKLALEKYSPLEIINGPLMAGMDEVGRLFNDNQLIVAEVLQSAEVMKAAVAFLEPYMEKTESNIKGKILLATVKGDVHDIGKNLVEIILSNNGFEVVNLGIKVPPEQLIAACREEQPDAIGLSGLLVKSAQQMVVTAQDLKAAGINVPLLVGGAALTRKFTETRIRPEYNGLVLYAKDAMDGLELANRLTDPDKRKQLERQWQEQLTAATTVTVRPSEEKVPTAPRRSDVSREAPVFTPPDFDRHILRNYPLSHLRPYINEQMLLGKHLGLKGNVEQLLANGDEKALRLREEVDRLLGEARENGILQAHGMYRFFPAQADGDAVLVYDPNDTNRVLQRFDFPRQKKPPYLCLADFLRPKESGVMDVVGFLVVTAGAGVRELAEEWKQRGDYFRSHLLQATALELAEAFAERLHQVMRDVWGFPDPPEMTMKERFGARYQGIRVSFGYPACPRLEDQEKLFALMEPEAIGVHLTDGWMMEPEASVSAMVFAHPEARYFNAE, from the coding sequence ATGGGTATTCAACCGTTGTCGGAACGGATGAAAGAAAAAATTCTGATTCTGGACGGCGCGATGGGAACGATGCTGCAAAATGCCTGTTTGACGGCGGAGGATTTTGGTGGCGAAGCGTATGAGGGATGTAACGAAATGCTCAACCTGACGCGCCCCGATCTGATCCAATCCATTCATGAAGTCTATCTGGAAGCAGGAGCGGACATCGTGGAGACCAACACGTTCGGTGCCACGTCGGTGGTATTGGCCGAGTACGGACTGGAGAGCCGTGTGGAAGAGATCAACCGCGCAGCGGTGGCTTGCGCCCGCAAAGCTGTGGACAAATGGACGCGGGACGGTTCTCCCCGGTATGTGGCCGGGGCGATGGGACCGACAACCAAGACGCTCTCGGTGACGGGCGGTATCACGTTCGACCAGTTGGTGGACGCGTATTACGAACAGGCACGTGCGCTGTTGTTGGGTGGCGTGGATGCGTTGCTGTTGGAGACCTCCCAGGACACGCTGAATGTGAAAGCGGGCGGAATCGGGATCCGGCGGGCATTTGCCGAGTTGGGAACCGAAGTTCCGATCCTGATTTCCGGCACGATCGAACCGATGGGCACCATGTTGGCCGGGCAAAATGTGGAGGCTTTCTACGTGTCTATCTCCCATCTCCGTCCCTTGTGTGTAGGGTTGAACTGTGCGACCGGCCCGGAATTTATGCGTGACCACTTGCGAACGCTGGCTTCTATGGCCGATTGTGGGGTGAGCTGTTATCCCAACGCCGGTTTGCCCGACGAGGAGGGAAGGTATCACGAGACGCCGCAGGGACTGGCTGCCAAACTGGCTGCCTTTGCCGATGCCGGCTGGCTCAACATGGCGGGAGGATGTTGCGGTACGACACCGGATCATATCCGTGCGCTGGCGGAGGCATTGAGGGACAAACGCCCCCGCCCCGTACCGGAACGGCATATTCCGGCGGTATCCGGTATCGAACCCGTTTATGTAGAGGCGGACAATCGACCGATTCTCGTCGGTGAGCGGACGAACGTGATCGGATCGCGCAAATTTCGTACCTTGATCCAGGAGGGGGAGTATGAAGCCGCCGCGGAAATTGCCCGCAAACAGGTGAAAAACGGTGCCCAGGTGATCGACGTGTGTCTGGCTGATCCTGATCGGGACGAACTGGAGGATATGCGGCGGTTTTTGACCTACGCTGTCAAGGTGATCAAAGCACCGCTGATGATCGACTCCACATCGCCCGAGGTAATGGAGGAGGCGTTGAAGTTTTCGCAGGGCAAAGCCATTCTCAACTCGATCAACCTGGAAGACGGGGAAGAGCGGTTTGAAAAGGTGGTGCCCCTGATTCACCGCTACGGTGCGGCGGTTGTGGTGGGCACAATCGACGAACGTGGCATGGCCGTCGACCGCGAGCGGAAATGGGAGGTGGCCGAACGCTCCTACCGCTTGTTGACGGAAAAGTACTGCATTCCGGAAGAAGATATCATTTTCGACCCGCTGGTTTTCCCCGTCGGGACGGGCGATGAAGCGTATATCGGATCGGCCAAGGAAACTGTGGAGGGCATTCGTCTGATCAAGGAACGTTTGCCGCGTTGCCAGACGATTTTGGGTATCTCCAACGTGTCGTTCGGCTTGCCGCCGGCGGGACGGGAAGTGTTGAACGCCGTCTTTTTGTATCACTGTACCAAGGCGGGATTGGACTACGCCATCGTCAATACCGAAAAACTGGAGCGCTATGCGTCCATCCCGCAGGAAGAAGTCCGTTTGGCGGAACGTTTGCTGTTTGAGACCAACCATGAGAACTACGAAGCAGTGTTGGCCGAGTTTGTGCAGTTTTACCGCGCCAAGAAAACGGAGACGAAGTCATCGGGAGAAACGTTGCCGTTGGAAGAGCGACTGGGGCAATATATCGTGGAGGGAACCAAGGACGGATTGATCGATGATCTCAAGCTGGCGTTGGAGAAGTACAGTCCGCTGGAGATCATCAACGGTCCGCTGATGGCGGGAATGGACGAAGTGGGACGGTTGTTCAACGACAACCAACTGATCGTGGCCGAAGTGCTGCAAAGTGCCGAAGTGATGAAGGCGGCTGTCGCGTTTCTGGAGCCGTACATGGAGAAAACGGAGTCGAACATCAAAGGCAAGATTCTGTTGGCCACGGTCAAGGGGGATGTGCATGACATCGGGAAAAACCTGGTGGAGATCATCCTGTCCAACAACGGATTTGAAGTGGTCAACCTCGGGATCAAGGTGCCACCGGAACAACTGATTGCCGCCTGTCGAGAGGAACAGCCGGACGCCATCGGTCTGTCCGGGCTGTTGGTCAAATCGGCACAACAGATGGTCGTCACCGCACAGGATTTGAAAGCGGCGGGAATCAATGTCCCTTTGTTGGTGGGCGGGGCTGCTTTGACCCGAAAATTCACGGAAACCCGTATCCGCCCCGAATACAATGGGCTGGTCCTGTACGCCAAAGATGCGATGGACGGATTGGAATTGGCCAACCGGCTGACCGACCCTGACAAACGGAAACAGTTGGAGCGTCAGTGGCAGGAGCAATTGACAGCGGCGACCACGGTCACGGTTCGACCAAGTGAAGAAAAGGTGCCGACGGCACCGCGTCGATCCGATGTTTCCCGCGAAGCGCCGGTATTTACCCCGCCTGATTTCGACCGGCACATTTTGCGGAACTATCCGCTGTCCCATCTGCGGCCGTACATCAACGAACAGATGCTTTTGGGCAAACACCTGGGGCTCAAAGGCAACGTGGAGCAGCTGTTGGCAAACGGCGACGAAAAAGCGTTGCGGTTGAGGGAAGAGGTGGACCGCCTGCTGGGAGAGGCGCGGGAAAACGGGATTTTGCAGGCGCACGGGATGTATCGGTTCTTCCCTGCACAGGCGGATGGAGATGCAGTGCTCGTGTATGATCCGAATGACACGAACCGTGTGTTGCAACGGTTTGATTTTCCCCGCCAGAAGAAGCCGCCCTACCTGTGTTTGGCTGATTTCCTGCGGCCGAAAGAGTCCGGCGTGATGGATGTGGTCGGGTTTTTGGTCGTGACGGCGGGCGCGGGTGTCCGGGAACTGGCCGAGGAGTGGAAGCAACGGGGCGATTATTTCCGTTCGCATCTCCTGCAGGCGACAGCTTTGGAGTTGGCGGAGGCGTTCGCAGAGCGGCTGCATCAGGTGATGCGCGACGTGTGGGGATTTCCTGATCCGCCGGAAATGACGATGAAGGAACGCTTCGGCGCTCGTTATCAAGGAATTCGCGTCTCGTTCGGCTATCCCGCATGTCCCCGTCTGGAGGATCAGGAAAAGTTGTTTGCTTTGATGGAACCGGAGGCCATCGGTGTTCACCTGACGGACGGGTGGATGATGGAACCGGAGGCATCGGTGTCCGCGATGGTGTTCGCGCATCCGGAAGCACGATATTTCAATGCGGAATAA